The DNA sequence GGaatgggggtgcattagtgcccatggcttgggtagccTGTACATCTGGGATGGCCCCAGTAATACTGAAAGACATATACAGGCTTTAgagcaacatatgctgccatccagatgTCTTTGTCAGAGACGGCCTTGCATATTTCAGTAAGACAATCCTAAATCACATTCTGCGTgtattacaacagcatggctcTGCAGTAGAAGGGTCCAGGTGTTAgtctgtcctgcctgcagtccagacctgtcacccaaTGAAAACATCTGGTGCATTATGAAACGAGAAACACGACAAAGGAGACCCCGAACTGTTGAGCAGCTGAAATCTGGGCAACATTTCACTTCTAAAACTCCAGGaactggtctcctcagttcccaaacgttTACAGagttagggctgggcgatatcatatcacgcatgcgcaataatcaccagggcttcagatgaagcatttggccggacgccagcttttcggtgaTATACGGACATTAATTTACgcccataatttggtaagaggattagtagtatggctaaaatattaatgagatttgttttgtgatacccaaaagttagtaatctgtataaactttatgtttcttaaattcGATAAGCGGAGCACCCCACATAATACtggtttggtatactacggtttggtatacctcagtgcaatatgcactgaagtcgcggtgaagaagagcagccacgatatcttttaaaagaggagatcttgtggataaacaacgTAAAAAGACATCGGTGGTgcggtggtactttttgcagttcaaattctgacacatttattaaacataaggatatgccgtatttatactaataatgaCTGTTGGAcgtcatacaaagcctcattaatattttagccatactactaaactgcttaaattgtgggcgtaaataaatgtccataTTTCACCAAAAAGCTGGCACACGACCAAATGCTtcgtctgtcatctgaagccctggtgatatatgatatcgcccagccctatacAGAGTGCTGGTAAAAGAAGTGATGCAGCACAGTGGTGAACAAACCCCTGTCCCAACTTTATTGAAATGTTTTGCTAGCATCAAATTCAAactgagcatatatttgtcataaaacaaaatttgAGTTTCAACATCTGATAtctctttgttctattttcaatgaAATGTGGGATTATATGGTTTGTCAGTCATGGCAGCCTGTACAGACGCTCGTCCGCGGCGCACCCACCACTTCTTGAAGGCATATTCCAGGTAGGAGGCAGCAAAGCGCAGCTCATATTCAGTCAGGTACTTCGTGTCAAAGACGCCAGCAGGAAACATCTGTGAGATGTCGGCCGTGAAGGTGCCCAGGCGCTCGGGGAGGTGAGCATAGAAACACTGGTACAGGAAGACCATGTCCAGCAGCCCATTGTGCAGCACCAATGGCTTCTGGGCCCGTAGAAGCTCCAGGAAGAGGGTGCGTATGCTCTGTCTGTGGACCTCGCCTCCCTGTGGGACAGGGCAGGGGCAGGTTAACTGAGATAAGCCAGGCAACATTCCCAAACAAAGCACTGCACTAACTGATAATGATCAAGGATTAGCCAGAAACTCAGCACTAACACACTGTTTACTAAAGAAGCAATTAGCCACGGAACTCCACTCAGTCAGAGGGTCGAGACAAACATCAGTCATTCCATTGCAAATCGGCCAGTTTCTCAGCTCACCCTCTCATACTCCCCTAAAAAAATTCACAGGTGCTCCTACACCAAATTTATGGAGAAATTCTAAATATTAGGTTTGCATCTCTAGTAGTTTAGAAACTCGACCctttgaaatttaaataaatgttatgcATTTGCCCAACGGGCCTTTCAGTCTAACTTCCACCATTCATCGTTCCTTTGATATGACAAGTACAGCTTTGAAACTTTGTGACTAGGATTAACTTTTTCAGTAGAAAACTATTAGAGATACAGACCTAATATGTGGGATTTCTCCATAAGGTTGATATAGGAGCACCTGTATATGTATTCAGGGGAATCAGAGTGTGATCTGGGGCCCTCTGGGTAATTTTGATATGGAATAACCCATCAGGAAGCTGCCCTGATTTAATGACAGGTACCCAGCACGATGCTCTCAGGCACAGCATAGCAAAGCAGCAGCCTTACCTTGTCGTTGCCCTTATAGTAAGGGATGCCATGGGCGTACTGTTTGTTGAAGTCGAACCCATGCTGCACCAGGAAGTGCACTGACTGGGGCTCTATGGTATACTCATCCATGCAGAGAAGGGTCAGGTTATACACCTGCACCAGGTAGGTATCATCTGCCTGGAAAGGAGGACCAGCACAGACACATGTAGCAGCCACAAGTGGAAAGAGATCATTTAATCAACCCTGGCTGGAAACTCACTTTATTCTCCTGCTTTTTGTAACAAGCCAGTCCCAGGGAAAGTATGGATCGGGTTCGAGCAGCATGGCACACAGCCTTGTACCGGTCTTCGATGCACCTAAAGTAAATGCAATCATAAATCAAACGTCTGCAGGAGTTGAACAGTGTAACTGCATGGGTTCAGGTGTCTGTCTCTGGTATTTGCACACCTAATTTCAGTGACTGGTTTCTAAAATAAACTGCACATGTACAGGTCTGCTATAAAAAGGGATAGATAAGAAAATATGCCGGTTGCAGTCTCACTCTGCCAGCAGCGCCTTCCTGTTTCCCAGCCCGCTCAGTTCCTGCCAAAGGAAAGCACTGGTTACTTTCTCAATACCAGATCTATTTCCATTTACAAGTTATGACTCCAGATAATATGAAGAAACTCACCGTGTCCAGGGCAATGAAAGAGGCGGTTTTCAAGGCCAGAATTATGGCCGGCCACAGCTCGGTGAAGTTATCATCTTGCACATCGATGACAGGGACGAGCATGGACTCGGTCATTTCCCCGGACCGTGTGCTTCGGGATCAGAAGGTGAAAGAGAAGCCACTCCGCCGTACTACACATGCGGCAAACAGCTATATAGATATGCAATCCTTAATAACCGGGCAGACGGACAACTCTAATTAAAACAGACCTGTagttaaaacaaatgaaagacAGCAAGCCCTTGCACCGCGTCTGCCCGCGCACTTTTAATAAATAAACGCTGCTTTGTGGACAGAACGATTTGGAAGGAGAGAAGCGCGTCCAAACGGCCGCCCCTCGCGGATAACAGTGCCTTTGAAGACGCTGGGCAGTTTATTTCTATCGCCTTGTACTTTAGTTTTGGCGCCAGATAATTTCGAACCGAATTTATTCACTGTTTTTCCTGAAGATGATGTTTTTAAAAGCGTAACTTCAGGTTCATGTGACATTTTTCACAGGCATTGCCGCGGACAGCCTCTGCCACCGACGTCACTACAGCGGCCGCCGAGCCGAGACGCCATTTTGGCTCAAAACAAAGTCatgtttttactgctgtgctgGTAGTGACCTTTCTGATCATATCGCATCCTATAACACTCTCCTTCAGACGGAGCCTGTGCTCTCCGGCGGTCCGGGGGCCAAGTTTCTGGCCTGAGCCGCCCTGATTCACAGCGTCTTCCGGACGGACATACCTTACAAGTTTCAGGAATCCCGCTGCTTAGGAGCCCCGCACAGCGGGCTGGCAGAGACGGCCCAGCCATGGGAGGATGCTCGGCTCCGAACTGCTCCAACTCCACCACCATCGGCAAGCAGCTCTTCCGCTTCCCCAAGGACCCGGTACGCATGAGAAAATGGGTCATAAACTGCCGGCGCGACTTCGTGCCCACGCCGTGCTCCAGACTCTGTCAGGTGAGCCTCAAGCGTCGCTTCGTTGGGGTTCTGCAGGTTTCAGTTGGAGACTGTCGTGGTTCTGCAGGGGTCAGCTGGGGACTGTGGGGGTTCTGCAGGGGTCAGCTGGGGACTGTGGGGGTTCTGCAGGGGTCAGCTGGGGACTGTGGGGGTTCCATTGGGGCCAGCCAGGGTCCTCCAGAGACTTTCTAGCTTGGCCGGCTGCTGACTGAACCCGTTCTGGTGCCTAGGACCACTTTGAGGAGAGCCAGTTTGAGGAGATCGCCAGGTCCCCGGCAGGAGGCCGCAAGCTGAAGCCCAACGCCATCCCCACGCTGTTCAACGTTCCTGACCCCCCATCACCCATCAGCCCAGCGGTGAGCGGGCCACTCAAGCGAGAGCAGGGTGAGTGGCCCCCATTGCTACCGTGTCACTGACATCCAACCGTCAGAGTGGCAAGCAGCAGTTTAAGCAGCTCAATAGGAGTGATGTTGAAGGtaatgatggtggtggtggttccATAGCAGAAAAGGAGCAGAATCTAGGCGATCACGGCTACGCCCGCAGGCAGCCCAAAAGCGAGGCGGAGGAGGCCGAGGGCGGCGGTGGCGGGACCCAGCGGCAGGACGTGGAGCGCGCCTGCGCTCAATGCCAGCAGTACAAGGCACAGCTGGAACAGCAGCAGCTGCACACGGCCCGACTGCAGAAGGAGGTGGGTCAGGCTGTGTGCCCTGCCTCTCACAAGCCACACCCTTTTGAACTCACACCTCACAGACCACCGTGGAGCCGCATGTTGCTGACCTGACGCCCTCCGTCTCAGTTAGCTGTGTCGCTTTTCTTTCCAGGCTGAGGAGATGAGGAAGAAGCTCCACAAGCTTAACAAAATGGAGAAAGGTCTGCAGATGTTCCTGTTCGAAGACCAGATCCGGGCTCTGACGCTGGCTAAGCGCTCACGCCGGGCCGTGTGGTCCCAGGACACGGTGCTGACTGCCCGAAAGATCCGCTGCGCCGTGGGTGTGAAGGGATACGAGTTCCTGCGCGACCTAGGCTACCCACTGCCCTCCTACAGAACCCTCTGCAACCGGCTGGAGCCCAAGATCATGGTGCCCAGCACCATGCAGGAGGAGCTGGTGGAGCTCGGCCTGGGCATCATCTCCACCTGTGACAGTCCCGAGGACAATGGGGCTGGCGACGAGGCCCTTCTGGGGGTGATGTCATAACGAAGCAGCTGCTGTGGCTCCCGGGACTAACACACCGTGTCGAGGACCAGCGGGAGGGTCGGTCGCCACCTGTGACGGTGACACACTCAGTGGAGCTCTCGCTTGTGTTATTAGCATGTGGAAGCAGTTCCCCGGTCCCTAAACCATAGTATTCCTGCTTAAAGGATATTTTTGTATGGGTGAACATTTTGTGTTCTCTGGGAAACTCTGATGGGTCtcctttcatttcatttatattaattaaaatttgaagTGTTCATTACCAAAGGCTGGAGCTGTGGCATGTAGCGAATGAGGTCGTATGTATCCTGTTACTTTCTGTTGATTTATCATTATCTGTCTAATCATGAATCGCAAGGTTAGTCTTTTCATTACTGTGAACTTGTTCATATGACGTCATCAGTACCCTCTGAAGTGTTCCGCTCACTAACGGGGGTTATAGCCCAGGTGACGGGTCTTGTTCTGATAGGACACTATGCCCAGCCTCTGGCTGTTTGAGGAAGCCCCGCAGGTCCTGACTGAGCCGCGTGGGGGGAGGAAGCAGACTTGCTGTGATTGTGGCAGAGCCACAGTTCTGCTGTTTGCTCCTCTGAGTGACTGAGCTGAGATGAAGCCTCTGCACAGTAGGGCTGTCCAGCATGTCACTAAACGCAGGCAGTGTATTCATGGCAATAAACGTTACCTTTCAAATCCCCATCCTCTTCATTCTTGGAGAGCTTTAAGCTCAAGGACCGTCCTGCTTACCATCTGAGAACCTCACTTCCTATCCCTGTTGTGCCTTATACTGCTCTGCTACTGTGCCAAAAGTCACCTGTGATGTGGATGTGCTGGTTATGCTGTGAGGAATGAAGCCCCCTTTACCTTCTGAGGGCTAGTGAGCAGGACTATGCTGAGGGGGGCGCTGGGGGTACCTGAGCACCCCCCCAATGTCCCTTCAATAACTGACAGTCATGTGAAATCTTGACAGGATCTCCTGACAGCCCCCTGTTGAAGCCCCCATGCCCCAAAAAGTCTGTGCACGTCACTGATGCCCTCAAAGCCACAACTCTCAGCTGCAGCTCAGTGACGCACGATGATCCTTTGCACCATGCAGCAGGCTGGTTTAGTAATTTCGTCagtaatttacatttacagatgcataACATGTACCTGGTGGAGTGTTGCCTTTTAAGGGCCATTGCTACCAtctgccactagagggcagtgtCTTTTAACAACAACAGTCTCTGTTTAAATGGGCTCCCTGAACTAATGCAGCCTGGCCTCTGACTGGCTGTTCAGCCCGGAACATTAACCACACCTCTGCTAGGCATAATGTTCAGGCTGGACCTCCACCTCAGTGAAGAGTGCAGCCTTTAAAGACAGGAAGTCCTACCGCAGCTTTCTCAGCTAACAGGGAACGTTCCCAGAACTTTAGCTAATGTAGTTTGCAGAGAATGCTCTATCTAACCTTAATGAAACGTTATTTCAGCGTTTTACATTTTGAGTAACGAAGCTTCTGTCAGTGTTAACCCAGTAACATTACTTGaccatattttaaatataatgttgaaaaatattgcTATATTAAAAAactattattttaaaaagagtACAAGATGTGTATACTTCCGATGCAGCCTCAAACCCATGGCATTGGCAGTGTGAGTGCAGTGCTACCCCCTGCTCTTCTGTgccctctgtttttgtattattagtCGAAGTTGTGGTAATGATTATAGTAGTTGGATAACATTTTGGGAATATCTGGAAAGCTGGACACTTTGAACCTTAATGGTAACGCTCAGTAAATGTTCCTAgaacaatatataaatataaataatattagCTGGGTCAGCATCTGAGAGGACAAGAGTGATGTCTGACAGCCCCTGTGCTGAAGCTGACCTGACTGCTCACAGAGGAGAGGGGGGTCTGAAACCCCCAGTGCTGAAGCTGACCTGACTACTCACAGAGGAGAGGGGGGTCTGAAACCCCCAGTGCTGAAGCTGACCTGACTACTCACAGAGGAGAGGGGGGTCTGAAACCCCCAGTGCTGAAGCTGACCTGACTGCTCACAGAGGAGAGGGGGGTCTGAAACCCCCAGTGCTGAAGCTGACCTGACTACTCACAGAGGAGAGGGGGGTCTGAAACCCCCAGTGCTGAAGCTGACCTGACTGCTCACAGAGGAGAGGGGGGTCTGAAACCCCCAGTGCTGAAGCTGACCTGACTACTCACAGAGGAGAGGGGGGTCTGAAACCCCCAGTGCTGAAGCTGACCTGACTACTCAGAGGAGAGGGGGGTCTGAAACCCCCAGTGCTGAAGCTGACCTGACTGCTCACAGAGGAGAGGGGGGTCTGAAACCCCCAATGCTGAAGCTGACCTGACTACTCACAGAGGAGAAGGGGGTCTGAAACCCCCAGTGCTGAAGCTGACCTGACTACTCACAGAGGAGAGGGGGGTCTGAAACCCCCAGTGCTGAAGCTGACCTGACTACTCACAGAGGAGAGGGGGGTCTGAAACCCCCAGTGCTGAAGCTGACCTGACTACTCACAGAGGAGAAGGGGGTCTGAAACCCCCAGTGCTGAAGCTGACCTGACTACTCACAGAGGAGAGGGGGGTCTGAAACCCCCAGTGCTGAAGCTGACCTGACTACTCACAGAGGAGAGGGGGGTCTGAAACCCCCAGTGCTGAAGCTGACCTGACTACTCACAGAGGAGAATGAGCCTGATGAAGTGAACATTAACCACTTTTTCATTTATGTGAGCATTGAGGCGTCTGGGCTGATTCTGCCAGAGCCTGTGTCTGTTAGGGTGTAGTTCTGCTGCGAGGCCCAGGGAGGTGTGAACAGAGCATGTGTTTGTGCACCTGGTTCCTGGTGTTTGTGCAAATACACTCAttggtgtttgtgttttgtgtagGCACACTTGCTGACGTGTGTACAAACATATTCAgtggtgtttgtgttttgtgcaGATACACTCGCTGGTGCTTGTTATGCGTAGACACACTTCctggtgtttgtgtgttttgtgcaTACGCGTTTGCTGGTGTTTGTGCTTTGATGAAACACACTGGTGATTTGCATTCTTTCCAGGTCCACGCAGGCCGCCTCCTTATCGTAGACCCACACAATCAGTAACCAGACCCAAGGCTGTGTAAACAGCACAAAAACAACCCAGTATGGAGATTGCTCAGTTACCTCAGGGTCCAAGGGTCCCTGGCAGACTATGTCAGTGATCACTGATGTTGTGCAAGTGAGTGTTTGATCCCCTCCAAACAAAACCTCCCCTGACCCCTTGGTAAATGAGGCTGCATAACCAAAAATGAAATAACATGTTTCATTAAGGCATCATGGAGAATCTGGACCACTTTTCCCAGGTCCACAGCGGCTTCTGTGTTATCAGTAGTCAGCACTCATATGGCATCAAGTGCAATGAGCGTTTTGGGAATTTCGCCCATTTTGCCAGCATAAGTGACAGGGGAGCGTCGAGTCTCATGGGTTGATCACACGCGCCCCTTGTTAATTGGTCATAATTAGACCCTGTATGGTTTTCAGGGCACGCAGAAGCAGGGCCAGATGGGAGATTGGGGGGTACAGACAgggtccagccccccccccccccagggaggcTGCTGTATCTTTATGCCATCGAGCCAGAGGCCGACTAACTTTGAAATGCCAACTGGATTTAATTCAGCAATGCTCAGGTTCTGGATCTGTGTCTGTATgcagtcattattttattgctGTGCTAGATGCAGTCAGGCACTGTGTTGTCATTCAGAGATGAGCCTGTCCCGTTGCTGCACATGTCCCCTAATCTTCACCCTGGTCACTGACCAGCTGGCCCTAACTCAATCCACAGGCAGCTGCTTCCCGCCAGCAGGTATTGAATTTGCACGCAGCCGGACTTTGTTAGGCAGGAACGTGAAGAACAGATGGACCCCGTGCCATCGATCTGCTCCTCGCTTTACTGAAGCTTCAGTTCTGTAATGTGCACCCATAAATTTATGGGTTCCACGTTCCAGCCACCAAGCACCACAGACCAGTGCTGTGAGATGCGGAAGGTCATCTAGGCTGCATCTGAGCTGCTGGGAAGGCTTCATGCATGTCTGAAGAGTGAGCATAACAATGGGGGTGCCTCTGACCCCGCCCACTGTCTCCCTGACTAAATAGGATTTTCTGTTATCCGGGCATAGACCCACCTTTTGGCCAATAAAACCTCTGATGATTGTGCAATAAAGCAACAGTTCCTCCTCCCACTAACATGCTGGGTGGGTGAGATCCTGGTCATTATTGGGCTTTGTTCCTCAATGCCTAACCAGGAAGCCAGAAAGATCCAGTGATGTTGTAAGATCCCTGAGTATCAGGGAGACCAGGGAGGGAGAGGTACGCCTCACAGTGACGTTTGGAGAgccagtttgtttgtttgggaCGGAGTCTGTAGTGATGATCATCGTTTCCATATGTGAAATGTGTCATACCTGACAAGCATGGAAATgaggttttaaaaaaacaacttaaCAAATCTGTGTGTGATGTATGTTTCCAAATGGTTACTGATCGATTTTGTTGGCCACAGGAACAAACAAAAGTTTCACTGTAAACAGAGAGAGTAAAAAGGCTGCTGTTCTTGGTCCAGAGGGCTTCCCACTTCCTGCGAGCGCCTCCACATGGCAGTGACCCTACGAATGGGCAGAGTAATAACTGGCAGTTATTTTAATGGGAAAATACAGAATGCTAGAGGTGtttgtgtgttgggggggggtcttcttcCTGTTGCCGGTGACTTATGCGGGGACATGTGAGGAACTCAGACTGATACATCACTCCTGGTCCTTCACTGGGATCCCCAGGGAGCATCACTCACGTGTGGGGCAGCTCTGCAGGGCCATGTCGGGGGCTGTGTTGCTGTTTACCCCCATCGTacaaggaccccccccccttcacttgTTCACACACAACCAGGGTATGTTGCAATTTTGGCCACTGGGTCCACCCTGTGATTGAGAAATCTGGAGCTTGTTCAGCTCAGGCTGTTTGCCCCAACGAGAAGCTTCTTTCAGAATTGAAACAAGATGTTCCTGTTACTGTCAGTGAGGTGTCCCACTTTGTCCCCCCGGCTCAGTTCTGCTATGGGTCCTGCCTTGTCCCCATGCTTAGTGTCCAGCTTTGGTGTCCTGGCTTGTCCCCCGGCCTGGTGTCCCGCTTTGGTCTCCTGGCTTGTCCCCCGGCCTGGTGTCCCGTTTTGGTGTCCTGGCTTGTCCCCCGGCCTGGTGTCCCGCTTTGGTCTCCTGGCTTGTCCCCCCGGCCTGATGTCCCGCTTTGGTCTCCTGGCTTGTCCCCCCGGCCTGATGTCCCGCTTTGGTCTCCTGGCTTGTCCCCCGGCCTGGTGTCCCGTTTTGGTGTCCTGGCTTGTCCCCCGGCCTGGTGTCCCGCTTTGGTGTCCTGGCTTGTCCCCCGGCCTGGTGTCCCGCTTTGGTCTCCTGGCTTGTCCCCCCGGCCTGATGTCCCGCTTTGGTCTCCTGGCTTGTCCCCCCGGCCTGGTGTCCCGCTTTGGTCTCCTGGCTTGTCCCCCCGGCCTGATGTCCCGCTTTGGTCTCCTGGCTTGTCCCCCGGCCTGGTGTCCCGCTTTGGTGTCCTGGCTTGTCCCTCCGGCCTGATGTCCCGCTTTGGTCTCCTGGCTTGTCCCCCGGCCTGGTGTCCCGCTTTGGTGTTCTGACTTGTCCACTCACTTTCTTTCCCCTGTTCAGTGTCCTGTTTTGGTGTCCTGGCTTGCCCCCCCCTTTTGTCGCGCTGCTTTGTCTGCCCACTTTAGTGTCTCGCTTAGGTGTCCTGCCTCGTCCCCCTGTTTTGGTGTCCCTTTTTGTCTCCTCACTTAGGGGTCCAGCTTTCTTCTCCGTGTTCTCCGTATTCTGATATGCCCGGTTCCTCCCTGACTCTGCCTTCATCTTGGTCATTAGCATTCCAACATGACTTTTCTCCTTTGTGATTCATTGCCTCATTGTAGAGTCAaggagcaggcagacagaccCACAGCAGAGCCTTTCTGAGGTCATTTTACTGCTATTCATTGGGCTTCTGACAAAAGCTGGATTCTGCCTTTTCTTTACAGTGCTGCGGGTCGGTGTGGCCTCTGTCAGGCCGCCTTTACCACTCCGTACAAATGCTAATGCGTGTAATGAAGATTTCACTGTGTAATGGCTGAGCCACCCCCCTCACAGGGAGCCCCCTCAACCAGCTGACAGGGTCagtgtgagggggagggggctgtgtAGGCGGGGAGAGTCCTTAAAGTCACACCGAGAGGCCTGTGGGATCACTAGCAGGGAGAAGCAGGGAGCGACGCTCAGCCAGGTAGGTGAAGCAGCCGTTACTCTGTTGGCTTCCAGTCTGCCCTGGTCCTAATGCTCAGGGTGCCTTTTCCCAGGGGGGTCCCATGTGCTGCATTTAGTgactgtttttgtattattctgtgtTAATGATCTTGTAAGGTATCACAACACGCCCATGTAAGCATATTAGggcgactctgttgtgaaaggcactatttgagaaaaaaaatcaattaaattgaATCTGTCATACAGAGTATGGGGGGGCTCTGGCCTTGGCCCGCCGTCCTCCCGCCTCTCTCTTCCAGGTCAGAGGTCTCCGTCACCATGTGGGCTCCCAGGACTCTGTCACTGTGGCTCCTGCCTGGGCTGCTCAGTGCCTCTTCGCTCTTCCTGGAGGGGGACAGGGACTCTTCGCGGATTTGCAGCCCCCCTCCACGGTGGCAGGTGGAGGGCCAGGCTCCCATGCAGGATCACCTGGGGAAGCTGGTGGTGGTGGCTCTGCTGAAGGCCAGCTGACGCTTCTGCCTGACGCAGGCTGCTCGGTGAGCGGGCGCCGGCCGCGGGGTCCCCTGGGCAACAGTAAGGTCACATGGCAACATGCGTGTGGGTTTGCAATACAGGGATGGTGCAGTGCCGGTAAGATGGGGGTGTCATTCATTTGGAAACAACTTCTGGGACGGCTGGAAGTGATTGACCTGAACTTGAGAGGACGCACAAACGGTTCTGTGtacccccccaaccctgacGGGTGTCCTCGCATCCCCCTCTCACCCCGCTTCCCTCCCACCGAAACACGTTACCGCTGTGCCTGATTTCTTGCTTAATTGCTCCTCCACTCCCTGCTGGACCTGCTAAGCCTAGTTCGTACTTCCCTTTTCCACGTGCGCTTTCAGGCTGCGGTCGTCTGCATGGCAGCCTGTGTTCATACTACATTTGGCTGCGGATGCAGATGGTCGCAgatgcatacagcagtgatattccaccagaccccCAGAGGGCAGATGTACAATCACAAATACAGACAGTGTAGTGAAACGGGTAAACTTTAAGGAACAGTTATTAGTCAAGGTTTTGGTACTGTAGTATTGCAGTAATAAGGCATACCACAGTATTTTAAAATCCTTATGACAAAATtaccccccacctcccacccacccacttgTCGAATTTTATGGCCAAGATTACAAAATGACCATATAATTCGTTATGatgtctggacagtatgaaaaattatatatatacgGGTACCTCCGACCCTCCTCATATAGCTGCTCACCataactacaacaacaacacCAGCTATTCTTCCTCTACTCTTTCGTTGTTGGCTGCTGACCGACTGTGAAACtcgtgctgccacctactggaaatagCTAAGCAATTATCTTGCACAGATGTGCACGATTTCCACTAGACATAAAATTTTGGGCTACACGTGCACCAACCACAGCCATTCGCAGCCAACCCCTGATGACGATATTGACGTCACATCCCCTCGGCCACAACCAAAAGTGCACGTGGAAAAGTGTATGAATTAGCCTATAGAATAGCAAGGTGCCTTTGAACGCTGTGGCCTCTCCAGCTTCATACATAAGTGGGACACATATTATAAATAACAGGAACAGTGCCAGGGAAGATGCTcaatgtgcatgtgcatgtgacTCCTGTCACAGCAGTCCCAGCTGTCACCACGGCACTCCTCTGCAGCCGTGACACCTTCCTGTCACCACAGCGCTGCTCTACAGCCGTGACGCCTTCCTGTCACCACGGCACTCCTCTGCA is a window from the Paramormyrops kingsleyae isolate MSU_618 chromosome 21, PKINGS_0.4, whole genome shotgun sequence genome containing:
- the LOC111846032 gene encoding uncharacterized protein isoform X2 translates to MGGCSAPNCSNSTTIGKQLFRFPKDPVRMRKWVINCRRDFVPTPCSRLCQDHFEESQFEEIARSPAGGRKLKPNAIPTLFNVPDPPSPISPAVSGPLKREQEKEQNLGDHGYARRQPKSEAEEAEGGGGGTQRQDVERACAQCQQYKAQLEQQQLHTARLQKEAEEMRKKLHKLNKMEKGLQMFLFEDQIRALTLAKRSRRAVWSQDTVLTARKIRCAVGVKGYEFLRDLGYPLPSYRTLCNRLEPKIMVPSTMQEELVELGLGIISTCDSPEDNGAGDEALLGVMS
- the toe1 gene encoding target of EGR1 protein 1; its protein translation is MTESMLVPVIDVQDDNFTELWPAIILALKTASFIALDTELSGLGNRKALLAECIEDRYKAVCHAARTRSILSLGLACYKKQENKADDTYLVQVYNLTLLCMDEYTIEPQSVHFLVQHGFDFNKQYAHGIPYYKGNDKGGEVHRQSIRTLFLELLRAQKPLVLHNGLLDMVFLYQCFYAHLPERLGTFTADISQMFPAGVFDTKYLTEYELRFAASYLEYAFKKCKLENSRCVQAGKDGTHLYLEFCSYSGDQCNYVDYRPCCEQPASAEAQSVCPRFSAYGWCPSGTACSMSHNTDLIIQQDEKKKRKRKRKAGRGASPHSKQPCDRDGDITPEGPGATEGPPGGNGAPVMQATPPTQKVEEGTHRAGFDAFMTGYIFAYTGTLGGTSGPELGGSSVNKLYLSGKSVPLHIVKSSFCKSSKAHSLKMELVWGVGGQS
- the LOC111846032 gene encoding uncharacterized protein isoform X1, with the translated sequence MGGCSAPNCSNSTTIGKQLFRFPKDPVRMRKWVINCRRDFVPTPCSRLCQDHFEESQFEEIARSPAGGRKLKPNAIPTLFNVPDPPSPISPAVSGPLKREQAEKEQNLGDHGYARRQPKSEAEEAEGGGGGTQRQDVERACAQCQQYKAQLEQQQLHTARLQKEAEEMRKKLHKLNKMEKGLQMFLFEDQIRALTLAKRSRRAVWSQDTVLTARKIRCAVGVKGYEFLRDLGYPLPSYRTLCNRLEPKIMVPSTMQEELVELGLGIISTCDSPEDNGAGDEALLGVMS